In one window of Sciurus carolinensis chromosome X, mSciCar1.2, whole genome shotgun sequence DNA:
- the LOC124971578 gene encoding T-complex protein 11 X-linked protein 2-like — MEDKNLPSNSLESRFVETMYNAFWDHLRKQLSSTPPDFSCALELLKNIKEILLSLLLPRQNRLRNEIEEALDMDLLKQEAEHGALNVYHLSNYILNLMSLLCAPVRDEVVQKLKSITDSVQLLRSIFHVLGLMKMDVVNYTIQSLQPYLQEHSVQYERAKFQELLDKQPNLLNSTTKWLTKAAIDLTTPFPSSDFPSFSSSIEYSSSDQEPNKPEPPSLTMVLYQGYLNLLLWDHGKEEFPETLLMDRIRLQEMESKLHHLTILASVLLVAKSFSGSVLFSSSEFVDKLKYITKALTEEFNSRPEETMQNVSEQVSQEIHKGLKNMGLTALSNENTASLIVQLQNIAKKGNCIRSIIEQRIHLFLKCCLVRGMQESLLDFPGGLLFIDGELAELGWKFITLMHHNQQVFSPYYTEILNNVILPAQAQETEVESNSLSPHTPFNTIQQSASTLGPLVLLQPLWQPDIWHRGPAILGASAMSSGTRARPASSQPRPPSSCGLPGHPNTTPGQPEGTLAVAKCLTARGAASPAILCRV; from the exons ATGGAAGataaaaatttaccttcaaacAG TCTGGAAAGCAGGTTTGTGGAGACAATGTACAATGCTTTTTGGGACCATCTACGTAAGCAGTTATCAAGTACTCCTCCTGACTTCTCTTGTGCTCTTGaacttctaaaaaatattaaggag ATCTTGCTATCACTGCTATTACCACGCCAGAATCGTTTAAGAAATGAGATTGAAGAAGCTCTGGACATGGATCTCCTcaaacaggaagcagagcatGGAGCCCTGAATGTTTATCATCTTTCCAACTACATTCTCAATTTGATGAGCCTGCTATGTGCACCAGTTCGAGATGAAGTAGTGCAGAAACTAAAGAGCATAACAGATTCAGTACAATTGCTTAG GAGCATCTTCCATGTTCTGGGCCTGATGAAGATGGATGTGGTAAACTATACTATACAGAGCCTTCAACCCTACCTCCAGGAACATTCAGTCCAGTATGAACGAGCTAAATTTCAGGAACTCCTTGACAAGCAGCCCA ATCTTCTCAATTCTACCACAAAATGGCTAACCAAAGCAGCCATAGACCTCACTACACCATTTCCAAGTTCTGACTTTCCCAGCTTCTCCTCCAGCATAGAATATTCATCTTCAGATCAGGAACCAAACAAGCCAGAGCCTCCCAGTCTCACAATGGTACTATACCAGGGGTACTTGAACCTCCTTCTCTGGGAtcatggaaaagaagaattccCTGAG ACTCTGCTGATGGACAGAATTCGGCTCCAAGAGATGGAGTCCAAGTTGCACCACTTAACTATCCTGGCCTCAGTCTTATTGGTGGCAAAAAGTTTCTCTGGCAGTGTTTTATTCAGCTCCTCTGAATTTGTGGATAAACTGAAATACATAACGAAGGCCCTGACTGAGGAATTTAACTCCAG GCCTGAAGAGACTATGCAGAATGTGAGTGAACAGGTTTCTCAGGAAATTCATAAAGGTCTCAAGAATATGGGTCTCACTGCTCTGAGTAAtgaaaatacagcatctcttatAGTCCAGCTCCAGAACATTGCCAAGAAAGGGAATTGCATTCGTAGCATCATTG AACAGCGGATCCATTTGTTTCTGAAATGCTGTTTGGTTCGTGGCATGCAGGAGTCTTTGCTAGACTTCCCTGGAGGCCTTCTTTTCATTGATGGGGAGTTGGCAGAACTGGGTTGGAAGTTTATCACTCTGATGCATCACAATCAGCAAGTATTTAGCCCGTACTATACTGAGATCCTAAATAATGTCATTCTTCCTGCTCAGGCACAAGAAACAGAAGTAGAGTCTAATT CTCTTTCACCCCACACTCCTTTCAACACCATACAACAGTCTGCCTCCACATTG GGACCCCTGGTGCTTCTGCAGCCACTGTGGCAGCCCGACATTTGGCATCGTGGGCCGGCCATCCTGGGTGCCTCGGCCATGAGCTCCGGCACCCGTGCAAGGCCAGCCTCGTCTCAGCCACGGCCACCCAGCTCCTGCGGGCTTCCGGGCCACCCGAATACAACTCCCGGCCAGCCAGAGGGCACCTTGGCTGTGGCAAAATGTCTGACAGCTCGGGGTGCTGCTTCTCCAGCCATCTTGTGCCGTGTgtga